In a single window of the Terriglobales bacterium genome:
- a CDS encoding MBL fold metallo-hydrolase: MQVKFWGVRGSTPTPQIENLRYGGNTSCVEVRINGQLYVFDCGTGFRVLGKRLEEEFQKKPIYAHIFISHFHWDHIQGIPFFTPLYNNRDNYFFFHSSNRTRGLQRAIEEQMADPYFPVDMSEMAAHRNFYDIEEDRISFDDCVIQSMWLNHPQGCLGFRIETEKGVLVYATDNEPGHPVFDKNVRKLAQGADVLIYDAQYLPDEYEAKRRGWGHSHWREAVNIVMESGAKELVLFHHDPDHNDACIDSIVKAARDHYPKVRAASEGMEIQL, encoded by the coding sequence ATGCAGGTCAAATTCTGGGGGGTGCGAGGCTCCACCCCCACTCCACAGATCGAGAACCTGCGCTACGGGGGCAACACCTCCTGCGTGGAGGTGCGCATCAACGGCCAGCTCTACGTCTTCGACTGCGGCACCGGCTTCCGCGTGCTGGGCAAGCGCCTGGAAGAGGAGTTCCAGAAGAAGCCCATCTACGCCCACATCTTCATCTCGCACTTCCACTGGGACCACATCCAGGGCATCCCCTTCTTCACCCCGCTGTACAACAACCGCGACAATTACTTCTTCTTCCATTCGTCGAACCGGACGCGGGGGCTGCAGCGGGCCATCGAGGAGCAGATGGCCGACCCCTACTTTCCGGTGGACATGAGCGAGATGGCGGCGCACCGCAATTTTTATGACATCGAAGAAGACCGCATCTCCTTCGACGACTGCGTGATCCAGTCCATGTGGCTGAACCACCCGCAGGGCTGCCTGGGCTTCCGCATCGAGACCGAGAAAGGGGTGCTGGTGTACGCCACCGACAACGAGCCCGGCCACCCCGTCTTCGACAAGAACGTGCGCAAGCTGGCGCAGGGCGCGGACGTGCTCATCTACGACGCCCAGTACCTGCCCGACGAGTATGAAGCCAAGCGCCGGGGCTGGGGGCACAGCCACTGGCGGGAGGCGGTCAACATCGTCATGGAGAGCGGGGCCAAGGAGCTGGTGCTCTTCCACCACGACCCCGACCACAACGACGCTTGCATCGACAGCATCGTGAAGGCGGCCCGCGACCACTATCCCAAGGTGAGGGCGGCCAGCGAGGGGATGGAGATCCAACTGTAG